AAGAGCTGCGCACGGAAGCCCGGTTCGTCCAGGTCTCGCCGGCCAGCGTGCGGGAAAGCCATCCCCATGACATTGCCATTACGCAGGAAGCGCCGAACTACACGGCGGAATACAAATCCGCGGAATCTAACTAGCGCTGCCGCGGCGGCCCTAGGATTCTGGGTCGCATGGGCCGGCGGCGTCGCCCCGGCTGGCGAACTGCAATGGCTATCTGCCAAGGCCACGGCCGCTGCCTCGGCGCCCGCCGTGCAACCGGCGAACGTCACGGCCTCCTGGGATGGAGCCAATCAATCTGGCGGCGTGAGCCACGCCGTCGCCGAGGCGCCGGTCGAAAGCGGACCGCGCAGCGTCGTCGTGCGTCGCAACGACGAGCGCGTTGCGCAAGCGGGTGATCCGTTTGATCCGTTCGACGCGGAAATGCCGGCGACCGATCCCGAGCCCTCCCCTGCCCCGGCCACGACGCCGGCGTACGATCCGTTCGACGATCCGGCGACTGAAACGCCGGCGGAACCGGCCATCAATCCGAACTCTTATCCGCAACCGAGCCTCGAAGAAGCGTTCGAGGAACCGGCCGTTGAAGAGCCGGCAGTCGAACAACCGCCAATCGACCAACCGGTCGAAGAGGAAGAAGAGACTGCCGAGGAGTTGGAGAACGCGCGTCAAGCAATCGACCGCGAGATGCAGCGGCGTGAAGCGGAACCGAGCCGCGAGGCGGAGCCGCTGCGAATCCAAGATCAACCCGCGCCGCGCAACGAGATCGAAATCGCTCCTCAGACCATCGAAGAGCAAGAGGAGATGACGGAGGAACTCGTCGCGCCGACGGAACCCGAGACGAGCGGCGATGAGTCGATGCGTGAAGAGGAAGCTGACGATTACCAACTTCCTAGTGCCGAGGAATACGATTCACTCCGCTATCGCGGCGATCTCGAGCCGCTGCCGCCGACGCCCGAGGAGCTCGAAACGCGCCGGCAGCAAATCGAAGAAGAGCGGAAGAAGTCGCTCGCGGAGTGCGAGAAGCTGTACGACAACGTGCGCAGCGACACCCTCAAATCAATCAGCCTCGACATCCGCCTGCAAGGCGAAGCGGGACTCGACTTCCCCTTCGAATGCGAAGGCCGCCGCCCCGCGTTCCAGCCGCGCAACTGGACGCCGGTCACCTACATGTGGAAGGCCTCGGGCCTCTGCCACAAGCCGCTCTACTTCGAGCAAGTGCAAGTGGAACGCTACGGCCACAGCTGGGGTCCGGTACTCGAGCCGATCATGTCTGGCGCCCACTTCTTCGGAACGGTGCCGATCCTGCCCTACAAAATGGGCCTCGAAGCGCCGAACGAGTGCATCTACTCGCTGGGCTACTATCGCCCAGGCAGCTGTGCACCGTACATGATCGAGCCGCTCGGGTTCACATGGCGTGCCGCGGCGTTCCAAGCAGGCGCCGTGACGGGTGCAGCGTTCGCGCTTCCGTAGCGATAGCCGTAGCCGCCGGTCAACGGCCGGCCGGAGCGGAGTACGAGTGGGGAATGCTGACTGGGGAATGGGGGGCTTCGCCGCTGCGATGCGTGACGGCGGAATTGATCTACCACATTCCGCATTCCCCATTCGACATTTCTCTACCACCGCTCCGGCGGCTCGTTGAGCCGCGGCTGCCTCGCCTGATAGACTGGCGGCATGGTGCCGCTGGTGCTGACTCGTGAGCAGGTTCGTCGCGTGGATGCGATCGCGATCGAGCGGTATGGCATCAGCGGGCTGGTGCTGATGGAGAATGCCGGGCGCGGGGCGGTGGAGGCGGTGCTGGGGTTTGATGCGGCGCTGGGTGAGGGGGCAGGACCGGGGGGACGAGCCCCCCGGCTCGCTGGGGATGCTGCGACGCGAGCCGACTATCCTGTCGCGGTTCTTTGCGGCAAGGGGAACAATGCGGGCGATGGGTTTGTCATCGCGCGGCATTTGGAGATTCGCGGCGTTGCAGTTCGCGTAATGCTGCTCGCCGCGGCGAGTGAACTCGCTGGCGATGCGCTCGCGAACTACGCAATCTTGCAGCGGTGCGACGTCCCGATTTTCGACGTCTCGCATGGCGACGTCGCGGCGCAGCTCGATGAACATGCCGGCGGCGCCGTTTGGCTGGTCGACGCCCTCCTCGGCACCGGAGCGATGGGCGAGCCTCGAGAACCATTCGCAACGGCCATCCGGTGGATGAACGCCCAGCCGGCCCGGCGGCTGGCGATCGATGTGCCGAGCGGACTCGATTGCGACAGCGGCGTCGCTGCAGCGGCTGCGGTGCGGGCCGATCTGACGGTCACCTTCGCCGCCGCGAAGCCTGGATTGCTCGTGCCGCAAGCCGCGGCGTACGTCGGCGAGTTGAGCATCGCCGACATCGGCCTCCCGCCGCGACTGGTACGCGAGGCCGCGGGCGTTTAGAGTTTGTTCTATCCCCCTCCCTTGCAGGGAGGGGCTAGGGGAGGGATTCCCGACGCTTCCAGCGACCAGGGCGTTTAACCCAAATCTCATCCACCCTACTAATTCAAAACCCCTCACCTAACCTCTCCCCTCAGGGGAGAGGGACCTGAATGGGAACTCTCCTATGAAGTACGCGCTCAATCTCGCACTCGCCGTTGTCACGCTCTCGCTTGCCGCCTTGGCCCACGCCGCGGAGCCAGCCGGCAACGATTGGATCACGCTCTTCGACGGCAAGACGCTCAAGGGTTGGCATGCGAACCCCGACAAGATCGCCCACGGCACCGGCGCCAAGTGGACCGTCGAACCGGGCGGCGTGCTGGCGGGCGAGCAAGATCCGCCGGGCTCGGGCAACGGCGGCATCCTACTCACCGATCGCAAGTTCGAAAACTTCGAGCTCTCGCTCGAAATGAAGCCGTCTTGGGGCGTCGACTCGGGCGTCTTTCTGCGCGCGACCGACAAGGGCGAGTGCATCCAGATGACCGTCGACTACTACAACGGCGGCAACATCGGCCACTTCTATGGCGAAGCGACCGGCGCCTGGCTCGCCCGCGCGTTCAGCCTGCAAGGCGAGGAGACCGACGGCAAGCTGGTCGCGCTCAAGACGATCGATCCGCACGAACCGTCGGAAGTCGGTCTCATCGATTCGTGCTCGCCGGGCGAGTGGCTGGCGGCGTGGAAGATCAACGATTGGAATCACTTCCTCATCCGCGTCGAAGGGGGCAAGTATCCGAAGATCACCACGACGCTCAACGGCCAGAAGGTCGCGGTGTTCGACGCCAGTTCGGCCGAGATTCCGCAGTACGATCGCGACGCTGTGCTGAAGGCCCTCACCGAAAAGGGTTCGATCGCCGTGCAAGTCCACGGCGGCGGCAGCTACCCCGAAGGCAAGAAGTGCCTGTGGCGGAACATCAAAGTGAGGCCGCTGGACTAGGGAGCCGTCGGTCAACGACCGGCCGGAGCGGGGCACGAATGGGGATTGCTGAATGGGGAATGGGGGCTAACGCGTGCGCGAAGCGTGACGGCGGAATTGATCTCCGCCATTCCGCATTCCCCATTCGACATTTTTCCACCACCGCCCCGGCGGCTCGTTGAGCCGCGGCTACCGCTCGTTCGGGGCAAACGCGTTACTTGCGGGCGTGTTGGATGTAGAGGTCGATGGCGCCGGCGGCGATGTGCTGCGCGAGCGTGGTGAGCAGCACCACCAGGATCACGCGCGGTTGATCTTGCAGGAACGAGCCGGCCAGCACGAGCGCGAGGCCGGTGTGCTTCATGCTGAGGCTGAACGCTAGAGCGATCCAAGTCGAGCGCGTCAGGCCGAACACGCGGACTTGCAGCGCGGCGAGCGTGATGCCGACGATGCTTACCGCGGCGGCCATGATCGCGGCGATGAGAATCACGACGAACCGCTCGCCGGTCCAAATCTGGGCAATCGCCAGCGACGCATTGGCGTAGTTCAGCACGAGGATCGTCACCAGCGTGATCAGCCGAAACCACGGCTTCGCGCGGGCGATGCGGCGATGCCCGGCAATCCACGCCGCCGCAGCGCCGGCGAGCGACGGCAAGATCACCCACAGAATGAACTTCCAGCCGGAGAACTGCGTCACGAGCGTTTCGATCCGCTCGACGTCGCTCCGCGAGAGGGCCCAGCCCATCAAGTTCAGCACGTTCGGCGTCGCGATCGGGCTGAGCAGGATCGACAGTACGATCAGGCTAAGGCTGAGGGCGACGTTGCCGCCGGCGTTCTGCGTCCAGCCAGCCGAGGAGTTCGCCACCGGCATCGCGGCAACGAGGGCGAAGCCGACCATCATCCCCGCCGTCGCGTCGTGCATGTCGAGCCACGGCAGCAGCGGGCTGAACGCGAGCACCACCAGCGCCGGCCCCAGCCACGCCGTCAGCAACCCGACGACGACCACCCAGGGGCGTTCGAGCAGGTCGCGAATCTGCGACCACTGGATGACCGCGGCCGCGCAAAAGAGCAGCACGGCCAGCAGCAGCATCGAGACCCGCTCTTGATGCCCGCCCGGGAAGGTGACGGTGAATTCCCGGATCGCCGCCCCGGGACTCGGCAGCAGCCCCGACAGGGCGTAGGTCGCTAGCAACGCGGCCAGGAAGTAGCGGTGGAGCCAGTGGGCCCAGACCGCGATTCCGGCAGGGGAAGCGTTGTGGCTGCTATCAGTCGACGCCATCGCTGCTCGAACGGGGCAAAAGGGAATCGCGGGTAGCTCCAGGATAGCAGATCGACGAGGCCATTTCAGCGGCGTTTTAGCCGTAGCCGCCGGTCAACGACCGGCCGGAGCGGATACCGAATGGGGCATGCTGAATGGGGAATGGGGGCTGCCGCCGCAGCGCGTGTCAGCAAACTTAGTTTCCCCCCATTCCACATTCCTCATTCGACATTTCTTTTATCACTGCTCCGGCGGCTCGTTGAGCCGCGGCTACTTGCGGGTCGCCGCCCCGCGAATCTTTCCGATTCTTCACGAACTTGGGGCGATTTCTCTGTGTCCCTGAGGCGTCGAGTTTTCTACACTCCCGCCCCGCATTTGGAACTTCGACCCCGCCGAGCAATCCTGCCGCGTACCCGCCAACCCCCGCCTAACGAAGATGTCTCGCGTCGCTGCATCGTCCGCTGCTCGGGCGATGGAATTTGAGTACCCTCCCCTCGCGACGCCCGCTCGCGGTCTCGACCGCCACCCTGAAACCCACCCTGGCAGCGCGCGAGCAAACGAGTCGACGGCTCGCGACAAGCTCTTCTACGGCTGGGTGATGGTCCCGCTGGCGACGCTGGTGATGATCAGCAGCGCACCGGGCCAAACGTACGGCTTCATGCGGTTCAACTCGTCGATCCGCGAATCGCTGTCGCTGTCGCAAACCGATCTTTCGGCCGCCTACTTGCTCGCCACGTTGTGCGCGGCCGTGCCGTTGTCGTTTCTTGGCGCCCTCTCCGATCGCTACGGACTCAAGCGTTCGCTACTGGCAGCGATCACGGCGATGGCCGCGGCCTGCTTCTACGCATCGACGGTCAGCAGCGGCACGACGCTGTTCATCGCCTGCCTGGGCTTGCGGATGGTCGGCGCTGGACTGTTGAGCCTGCTCGCCACGAACACGCTGGCCGCGTGGTTCGACAAGAAACTTCCCTCTGCCTGCGGCATGATGCAGTTCGGCATGGCAGCGTCGATGGCGCTGGTGCCGGTGAGCATGATGATGCTGATCGACGGCGTCGGTTGGCGCTCGGCCTACGCGCTACTTGGCATCGCGCTGATGGCCGTGCTGTTGCCGCTCATTCTGTTCGTCTACCGCGAACGCCCCAGCGACATCGGCCAAAGAATGGACGGCGCCCCCATCCCTCTCCCCCGCGGGGAGAGGCTAGGCGAGGGGCTTTCTGCATCACACGCAGCCGCCACAAATCTCCGCCTCGTCGACGAAGACAACCCGCCGTCGATGAACCTCGGCGAAGCCCTCCGCACGCGGATGTTCTGGCTGCTGCTGATTTCGACCGGCGTCTGGTCGCTGATCGGCACCGGCCTGCTGTTCCACCTCGAATCGCTGCTGAAGGTCCACCGCCTCAGCTTCACGCAAACCGCGTGGGCGACGCCGCTGATGGCGATCTCGATGGCGATTATGCAACTCGGCAGCAGCCGACTGATCGATGCCTTTCCGATTCGCTATCTCATCAGCGGCGCCCTCTGCTGCACGGCGCTCACCTGCACGATCCTCGCCACCGCCGGCGGCTCGATCGCCCTGGCCGCGTACGCCGTCTTCGGCGTAGGGCAGGGACTGATGACGGTCGTTTCGAGCGCGTCGTGGGCTCAATACTTTGGGCCTGCTCACCTCGGCCGAATCCGCGGCACGTCGATGACCGTCGGCATCAGCTGCAGCGCGCTTGGCCCGCTGGTGATGGGCGCCTCGGTCGACCTGCTCGGCGGGTTCAATCCGTCGCTCTGGTTCTTCACGACCGTGGCGGTGACCGTCGCCGTCGGTAGCCGGTTGTTGGGAGCGACCGACGCGGCGCCGGCGTTTCAAGCCGATGTGGCGGCGATTGATGCGGCGTAGACCGTCGACCTGCTAGACGCCCAGCTGCGATTTGAGGTCGTCGAGTTCGCGACGGAGTTCATCGGCGCGGGCGTCGGCCTGATCGCGGTAGTCGGCGAAGTCGCGTTTGAGCGTGGCGAGTTCGTCGGCGAGTTGCTTCAGCACGCCGTTGTCTACAGAAGGGGCGGGGCGAGGTTCGCTTGTCGCTGGTGCGGGAGCACTTGCTGGCGACGACTGGGTCGCGTTCGGCGGCGTGGGGACCGGCCCCCCGGCGGAGCCGGGGGCTAGAGGGGGAGCGGCGTACGCGCTGTGCGCGGGTGCGGCCGACTCGTTGATCGGCCCTTCGTAGTTCGTATCGCCGGCGCCATGCTCAGCGCGCACCTTCGCCAACTCTTGCGGCTGATAAAGATTGTGCGTCACTACGCCGCCGCGGCCGGGCGAGGTGAGGAAGATGAGCAAGCCTTTGGCCCGC
This sequence is a window from Lacipirellula parvula. Protein-coding genes within it:
- a CDS encoding 3-keto-disaccharide hydrolase translates to MKYALNLALAVVTLSLAALAHAAEPAGNDWITLFDGKTLKGWHANPDKIAHGTGAKWTVEPGGVLAGEQDPPGSGNGGILLTDRKFENFELSLEMKPSWGVDSGVFLRATDKGECIQMTVDYYNGGNIGHFYGEATGAWLARAFSLQGEETDGKLVALKTIDPHEPSEVGLIDSCSPGEWLAAWKINDWNHFLIRVEGGKYPKITTTLNGQKVAVFDASSAEIPQYDRDAVLKALTEKGSIAVQVHGGGSYPEGKKCLWRNIKVRPLD
- a CDS encoding DUF480 domain-containing protein: MSEQSAAPAGPKWRQLERIERRVAGVLVEKAKTTPDNYPLSTNALVNGCNQKNNRFPQMTLDEDQVTDALDSLRKSGAVALIQGDGRVEKYRHLLYDWLGVDKFEMAVMAELLLRGAQTLGELRGRAARMEPIKGISELGPIVESLRAKGLLIFLTSPGRGGVVTHNLYQPQELAKVRAEHGAGDTNYEGPINESAAPAHSAYAAPPLAPGSAGGPVPTPPNATQSSPASAPAPATSEPRPAPSVDNGVLKQLADELATLKRDFADYRDQADARADELRRELDDLKSQLGV
- a CDS encoding MFS transporter; the encoded protein is MSRVAASSAARAMEFEYPPLATPARGLDRHPETHPGSARANESTARDKLFYGWVMVPLATLVMISSAPGQTYGFMRFNSSIRESLSLSQTDLSAAYLLATLCAAVPLSFLGALSDRYGLKRSLLAAITAMAAACFYASTVSSGTTLFIACLGLRMVGAGLLSLLATNTLAAWFDKKLPSACGMMQFGMAASMALVPVSMMMLIDGVGWRSAYALLGIALMAVLLPLILFVYRERPSDIGQRMDGAPIPLPRGERLGEGLSASHAAATNLRLVDEDNPPSMNLGEALRTRMFWLLLISTGVWSLIGTGLLFHLESLLKVHRLSFTQTAWATPLMAISMAIMQLGSSRLIDAFPIRYLISGALCCTALTCTILATAGGSIALAAYAVFGVGQGLMTVVSSASWAQYFGPAHLGRIRGTSMTVGISCSALGPLVMGASVDLLGGFNPSLWFFTTVAVTVAVGSRLLGATDAAPAFQADVAAIDAA
- a CDS encoding bile acid:sodium symporter family protein, producing the protein MASTDSSHNASPAGIAVWAHWLHRYFLAALLATYALSGLLPSPGAAIREFTVTFPGGHQERVSMLLLAVLLFCAAAVIQWSQIRDLLERPWVVVVGLLTAWLGPALVVLAFSPLLPWLDMHDATAGMMVGFALVAAMPVANSSAGWTQNAGGNVALSLSLIVLSILLSPIATPNVLNLMGWALSRSDVERIETLVTQFSGWKFILWVILPSLAGAAAAWIAGHRRIARAKPWFRLITLVTILVLNYANASLAIAQIWTGERFVVILIAAIMAAAVSIVGITLAALQVRVFGLTRSTWIALAFSLSMKHTGLALVLAGSFLQDQPRVILVVLLTTLAQHIAAGAIDLYIQHARK
- a CDS encoding NAD(P)H-hydrate epimerase, which translates into the protein MVPLVLTREQVRRVDAIAIERYGISGLVLMENAGRGAVEAVLGFDAALGEGAGPGGRAPRLAGDAATRADYPVAVLCGKGNNAGDGFVIARHLEIRGVAVRVMLLAAASELAGDALANYAILQRCDVPIFDVSHGDVAAQLDEHAGGAVWLVDALLGTGAMGEPREPFATAIRWMNAQPARRLAIDVPSGLDCDSGVAAAAAVRADLTVTFAAAKPGLLVPQAAAYVGELSIADIGLPPRLVREAAGV